GGGTGGTACTTTCAATGCACTCGTATCTGAGGCATCTGATTATACTTATTTAAACACCGGAAAAAGAATGGATGGTTCTATGTATTCCTGCACATCATTTGGCATGAAGGTAGGAAATGGACTGGGTTCAGCAATCAGCGGCTGGTTACTCGCAGCGTCTCATTATGATGCAACGGCAGCAGTACAGAGTGCATCCTGCACCAATATGTTAGCATTTATGTTTGCCGGTATTCCGTTAATCATTACAGTAGTTATCGTATTTCTTTATTATAAACTTGATGTAGAAAAAGTAAATCAGAAATTAAGAAGTGAAAAATAAGAGAAGGATAATAAAAAAGAGCGGTATTGTATGGATTCATCTATACGGTATCGCTCTTTTTATGCTAAAATATTATAATAAAGGCAGGTGGTATTCGTGCGGGCAGAAGAAGTGATACAGGAAGTAGCAAAATTATGTAATAGTTTTCATGCAAAAGAAGTGATTTTGTATGGTTCAAGGGCAAAAGGAACGGCAAGGGAACGCAGTGACATTGATATAGCGGTGTCCGGAATAGAAGATTTTGAAGCACTGATAGAAAAAGTAGAAGATCTGCCAACACTTTACAGTGTGGATCTTGTGAATATGGATACATGTAAAAATCAATTGTTGTTGGAGGATATCAGACAATATGGACGAAAAATTTAACAGACGATTTCTATCATTTTGCAATTCCCTGGATGCATTAGCGGAAGCAAGACAGAGAGATCTCACGGATTCATTCGTGCTTAGTGGTACAAGTGCCAAATTTAGCATTACATTCGATCTGTCATGGAAAGTTATGAAAGATATACTGGTGCAGTACTATGCAATTACCGGATTTGTAGCTGGTTCGCCGAGGGAAGTACTTAGAGAATCCTATAAGGCAAACTTAATTTCAGATGAAGCGTGGATGAATATGCTTAAGGTGAGAAATGAACTGGCACATGACTATGATTGTGAGATCGTAAAAGAACATTGCAATACGATCGTGCAAAAATATATTGATCTTTTTTATGAATTTGAAAATACGGTAAAACAATTACTGGGATGAAAATGACTCGGCAGAAAAACATACCAGAACAGATGGAATATTTATGATAAGAAAGAGGCGTAAAAAATGCAGATTTCGAGCAGATTTACAATGGCAATACACATGTTTGCCTGTATAGATACATTTACAGACAGGAAGATGACAAGTGATTTTATGGCAGCCAGCATTGGCACAAATCCGGTCATTGTACGAAAACTCTTACAACAGTTAAAGGCTGCAGGATTAATTGAAGTTTCAAGGGGAACCGGTGGTGTCACGGTTACGAAACCATTAGATGAGATCACATTTCTTGATGTATATAAGGCGGTGGAATGTACTCCGGATGAACAACTGTTTCACTTTCATGAGAATCCGAATCCAAAATGTCCTGTTGGGAAAAATATCCACCATGTGCTGGATGACCGGTTAAATCAGGTTCAGAAAGCAATGGAAGATAAACTGGCAACGATGACACTTGCAGATGTGAAAAATGATGTTGCTTTGTGCATAGAAAAATAGCAGTAAAACGATGTCTGATCAGACAAATTGGGGATGAAGTATTGAAAAATATGGGCAAAAACTCATCACGAGATATTCTTGGCGTGACAAGTAAGAGAGATTTAAATGCATCCATAGATGCATGGTATATCATTTTTATCGTCTGTGGAACCTTAGTGGTACTTATGGTGATAGATGGAATTATCTGATCAGCATGAATCATCGTCTGCGTGAGGCAGCACGGCTTTCTGAGCAGGCAAGCAGGGCTAAAACGCAATTTCTCTCAGCAATGTCGTATGATATCCGGAAACCCGATTTTTGTGGAAAGGATACTGCATAATCTTGCGGATAATGCGATAAAGTTTAACCGGTCTGGCGGAAGTGTAATACGAAGGCACAGGTCTGGGACTTGCAATAGCCAAACAGCTCGTTGATAAGCTAAATGGAACGATAGAAATGAATAGCAAAAAGGGCATAGGCACTACATGCGTTGTAAAACTGCCGTTTAAGATCAGCAGGGAAACAGAGATAAGAAGACCGGTAGAAAAATAGAAATTCCCAGCGTATAGAAATTATTAAAATAATGGAGACGCCGCATAAATATTTTACAAAGGCTGTTTTCAGGGTTGGTTTATTGTGGTAAAATTGAACTGTAAATCTATGCATGATAGTGCAAAAAGCGGGAGGTTCTGTTATGGCTAAAGACGACTCATTAAAGAAACCAAAGAAAAAAGATTTTAATCGTATGATGATTTTCATATCGGCAATGCTGATATCATTTTTATGGATTGTTTTATTTTTATTTGTAAAAAAATCATCGGAACTGGTAGTAGCAGTTATTATTTCGGTACTTATTTTAGTGTGGGTTGCTTTGCTTGTTAAGTATATCTACGATATGAAAAATACAGAAAAATCCCATTTTGATGAACAGATAGAAGAAGTATTGCGTACAGGAAAAGCAAACTATCTGATGCAGAAAAAACTTATAGAAAAAATAGAAAATATTAGGGAAAAAGTTGCTGTTCCGGCGGACGAGATCATTACTGCCCAGAAAGCGATCGCGAAACTGACACTTGCGCGTAATAAAGAAAATACAGATGCTCTCATGCATTCCAATGAGCAGGTGATTGAAAAAACACTGGAAGTAGAAGAAAAACTTTCAGAAAACAATCAGCAGATCATAGATATGCAGAAGAGCATGATGGATGAAAAAATACAGGAGCTGATGGAAAAACAGAAATTAGTTCTGGATAACCTGAATACTATAAAAGAGACATTAGAAAGTGATATGCAGAATGTCCTTTCAGAAATGATCCATGATACATTGGAAAAAGAACTTTCAGCTGCCATAGAACAGATACATATCTATGTAAAGGAAGCTGCAAGCCAGGCTGCAGATTCGATCAAAGCAGACCTCGCTGCAGAGAATCCTGTGATGACGGCTTCCGCAGAAACCACGGAGGAATTACCGAATTTAGGAATGTCAGCAGCAGATGAGGAGCTGCCGGATTTAGGAATGTCAGCAGCAGATGGGGAGCTGCCGGATCTGGGAATGTCAGCAGCAGATGAGGAGCTGCCGGATCTGGGAATGTCAGCAGCAGATGAGGAGCTGCCGGATCTGGGAATGTCAGCAGTAGATGAGGAATTGCCGGATTTAGGAATGTCAGCAGTGGATGAGGAGCTTCCAGATCTGGGAATGTCAGCAGTAGATGAGGAATTGCCAGATTTAGGAATGTCAGCAGTGGATGAGGAGCTTCCAGATCTGGGAATGTCAGCGATTGGTGAAGAATTGCCGGATTTAGGAATATCAGCAGTAGATGATGATTTGTCAGATATGGAACTGCCGACATTAGGGGATGAATTATCTGATAGTGGTGATTTGAATGACGAACCGGTAGTTGCGGATGAGACCACAATAAATCCGGACGAACCGATAATTACGGATGTGCCTGCAATAGACCCGGACGAACCGGTAATTACGGATGAGACTACAATAGATCCGGATGAGCCGGTCTTTACAGAGGACGCAACGGATGCAGATACGGTAACTTTGACAGAAGAAATACCGGTTTCCCCGGACGAATCAGTGATCGAAGAGGTAAAGATCCCGGAAGAGGAAACGATCACAGAAGAAATACCGATTTCTGCAGATGAGTCAGTGATCGAAGAGGTTCCAAAGCAGGAGGCAGCAGCTTCCATGCCGGATATGGGAAATCCGAATAAGATCATGACGCCGGATGAAATCGCTGCATTGATCGCAAATTTATAAAGCTGTAGTAAAAAAATTTATAGTAAGCAAAGTGTATCTGATGATGCACATAAAAAGAGCTGAGGCACTGCTGATTTTAATCAGCCGGTGCCTCAGCTCTTTTCTCATTCATAGAACATTGTCCTATGAATGGCAGTCTGTAACAATATGCCTGGCACGGTAGGTACACTGGTTAATCGAGTTCTGCGGTGATGCGTACGATCTCTTTGATCACAGCTACAGCAGTTTCCATTCCCTCGACACTGATGTGCTCGAATGGGCCGTGGAAACCGTAACCGCCGGTACCGAGATTTGGACATGGAAGTCCCATAAAACTTAAGCGTGCGCCGTCAGTACCGCCACGTACCGGACGTGAAACCGGCTCAAGTCCGACGGAAGAAATGGCTTTCCTTGCGATATCCACAACATAGGTATTTTTTTCGATGATTTCCAACATATTTGCATAGGAATTGTGGATAGTCAGTGTAACAGTTCCGGCACCATATTTGGTATTCATGGCATCAGCGATTTCCTGCATTTTTTTCTGACGTGTTTCAAACATATTTTTGTCATGGTCACGGATAATGTAGGAAAGGGTAGCTGTGGCAACATCACCGGACATATCTGTCAGATGGTAAAAACCTTCTCTGCCTTCTGTGTGGGCTGGTGTTTCCATCGGAGGCAGCAGGGACTGGATCTCGCATGCAACGAGAGCAGCATTGACCATGATATCTTTTGCTTCTCCAGGGTGAACATTCACACCTTTCACAGAAAAGACAGCGCTTGCAGCATTAAAGTTTTCATAGGCCACTTCACCTTCATAATCTCCATCTACCGTATAAGCAAAATCTGCTTTAAAATAATCAAGATCGAACAGATCTGCACCGCGTCCGACTTCCTCGTCCGGTGTAAAGCCGATCCAGATATCGCCGTGTGGAATATCAGAGGAGATGAGCTGTTCGACAGCGGTCATGATTTCCGCAACTCCGGCTTTATCGTCTGCACCAAGCAGAGTTGTACCGTCTGTTGTGATCAGGGTTTTTCCTTTTAAAGTCTTTAATTCGGGAAAATCAGAAGTTTTTAAGATATCACCGGTACCTTTTAAAACAACGTCCTTGCCGTCATAATCCGGAATAATCTGAGGTTTAACGTTCTCGCCGGAAAAATCCGGTGCCGTATCCATATGGGAAATAAATCCGACAGCTTTTTTGGTTTCGTATCCCGGAGTAGCAGGAATCAGACCGTAGATGTAACAGTGGTCTGTCAGTGTTACTTTCTGTAAACCGAGATCCAGAAGTTCTTTTTCCAATTCTTTTGCCAGGGTAAACTGCCTGTCTGTGGAAGGAATCGTATCGGAGTCTTCACAGGAAGTGGTAAAGCAGGAAACATATTTTAATAGTCTTTCATCAACATGCATGATAAATGAGTGACCTCCTTTGAATTTTATAAACTGCAAAAAAATGCATTTTTTAGTCTATGAATAAAATACCACAGAATAGAAAATTCGCCAACGAAAAAAATTAAGATTTTCTAAAAAAATGCTTGCAATTTGAAATAAATTAATATATAATATCATTTGTGTTCACGAGAGATAAACATATGCGCCACTAGCTCAGCTGGCAGAGCACCTGACTCTTAATCAGGGTGTCCAGGGTTCGAACCCCTGGTGGCGCACTACGAAGTACCGTTTTTATAGCAGATGGCTATGGGGATGGTGCTTTTTTTTGTCCGGTTTATATGATATGATCTCCTGAATAAATTTATCCACAAAATAGAATGCATGCTCAACGAGAATTTTGAAATTATAAATTTTCGTTGAGCATGCATTTTATTTTTATAGGAAAATATGTGTTATAAAGTAATATCAGCTCCGTTTAAGGATACGCACCTTGCAGAGAGGTTACTGATTCCGATTAGCGGGAAGCGATAAGTTTACAGATCGGATTTCCCTTTGAGGAAAATTTCTCTTCATATTCTGTCATGATATTTCCTTCATTTAAAACCGCATCCTGATGGAGATCGCGGGTAAAAGCGTCTAAATGCCATCCTGCCTCCGGGATTTCTTCTAAAGAAAAGGTGAAGAGATCCTGATTATCGGTCTTAAACTCCAGTCTGCCGTCCGGTTTTAAAATGGCATCATAACGTGCAAAAAACTGGCGGGAAGTAAGACGGCGTTTTGCGTGGCGATCCTTTGGCCACGGATCTGAAAAGTTCAGGTAAATGCGGGAAACCTCATCTTTAGCAAAAACTTCTGTGATATCGGCGGCATCCATGCATATAAATCTTAAGTTTGGCATAGGTATTTCTTCCATTTTCTGAAGCGCACGTAAAAGTACGCTGGAATAGCGTTCGATGCCAAGATAATTGATGTCGGGATGTGCTGCAGCCATATCCATGATAAAGCGGCCTTTTCCCATTCCAATCTCAATATGGAGAGGCTGGGTGGAAGGAAAAACAGACTGCCAGTTGCCTTTGTTGTTTTCCGGTTCCTTGATGCAGTATTCACTGTTTAAAATGGCTTCATCAGCGCCAGGGATATTTCTTAATCGCATATAAATTATGGTCCTGCCTTTCTTTTAAAGTATATAAAATATATTTTTCACACTGATTTCTGATAGGTGTAATCTTGCATTATTGCAGATAATGGATTTAAGTGCAGAAAGCACACAGAGGTATTTTACAATAAAATAATGAAAAAAAGTAGCATTATTTTAAGAAAACCTTAAAAGAAAATTTGTGGATAAAGGTTGCATGTATTTTTTTCAAAGTTTATACTGATACTAGTGTACTGAAAAAGCTGCACTTATAAATCAGGAGATTACTTATTAAAAAATGAGATATAAAATAGATCGTAAAAATAAAATAACGCGTTTCTTATGTTTACTGCTTAGCCTTATATTATTGACCGGAAGCATGTGTACGCCGGTTTTCGCTGCTGAATACTGGCCTGAAGGCCCGGAGGTCGTATCACCAAATGTTATCGTGATGGAGGCTTCTACCGGAACGATACTCTATGAGAGGGAAAGTTTAGAGCAGCACTATCCGGCGAGTATCACAAAGATCATGACAACGCTGATCGCGCTGGAAAATTCTGATTTAAATGATATCGTGACTTTTTCGGATGCGGCAATTGATAATACAGAAGGTTCCGGTATCGCAAGGGATTATGGTGAGCAGATGACGATGGAGCAGTGTCTCTATGCGGTAATGCTTGCATCTGCCAATGAATGTGCGTATGCGGTTGCAGAGCATGTCGGAGGAACCATTGAAAATTTTGTTGCGATGATGAATGAAAAGGCAAAAGAACTTGGCTGCCAGAATACGCATTTCGCAAATCCGCACGGTCTGCATGATGAAAACCATTATACCTGTTGCTATGATATGGCATTGATCGCAAGGGCGGCATATCAGAATGAAACATTTCGTATTATCGTGGGAACGGCACGTTATACGATCCCGCCGACAAATAAACACTCCGAGCAGACAGATCTGCAGAATCATAACGAGATGCTTTATCCGTTCCAGACGAACAAGTATGTGTATGATGGCTGTACAGGTGGAAAGACAGGTTATACGAATGCCGCAAACAGTACGCTGGTGACTTATGCGGAGCGGGAAGGAATGACACTGATCTGTGTGGTTATGAATACACAGTCGCCAAATCAGTGGCTTGACAGCAGAAATCTGTTTGATTACTGTTTTGATAATTTCCAGCTTTTTAATATTGCAGAAAATGAGACAAATTATACATCTGCAGAACAAAAAAGTGTAGGGACACTCAATACAAATGAACCGTTTGTGGATATTGATAAGGATGCAGGTATCGTACTTCCAAAGACAGCAGAGTTTTCGGACGCAACATCTAAAATCATCTATGATGATGTGACGAATGATACGGTCGGGACGATCGAATACACATATGCGGGACATGAAGTTGGAAAGGCAGATATTGTAAAGACAAATGTGCAGATCCCGGAGTATAAATTCAGCAACCAGACAGATGTAAACGAAGAGGCACAGACCGAAGAAACAGAGCATGTTTCAAAGATACAGATTAAGATGAGCACGATCATAACAGTACTGGTTGTTATTCTTGTATTAATTATTCTTGGAATCATTATAAAGAAGGTTGCAGATAACTTTTATATTATCAAACATAATTACGAGGTGCGAAAAGAACACAAAAGAGTATTTAAGCGTGAAAAGAAACGCAATAAAAGGCGCAGAAGACGCAGATGATATGCAAAATAAAACGTAAACAGATGCCGGCTCTGAAAGTCAGATTGAGATCTGATGATCAGATGCCGGTATTTTTATGAAAAAAGCTGCGGTATTTATTGATATACGACAAAATAAATACGCACATAATTGACAGAAGATAAGGTTTTGATTATATTAAAATTAGTACCACAAGCATAAGTTTTGAGCGGAAAATATAGACACAACATAGATAGTCATTGGGAATTGGGTTTGCACAATGCGCAGGAAAACGCAGAAATGGGGTTGTTATGTCAGAATCATATGCAGTTAATGAAAAAAGGGAGTTAATCTTACAGAAAGTAAAGGATTTTATTGTTGCCAATGGCGGGATCGTAAAGAAAAATCAACTGGAAGAATTGCACATTGATTACCGGAGAATTCTTGATTTTGTGGAAAAAGGGGATCTGATCCGGATTAAAAGTGGATATTATACGATCCGGATCGGAGACTATTCGGAGGATGAATTAATTGCAAAATTATTTCCGGATGCAGTGCTTACCATGGAGTGTGCATTGTATGTGTATGGCTATATTAAGAGAAAGCCGTACGGATATCAGGTTGCTGTGGACAAGAATACATCAAAATCCAGATTCAAGCTGGAGTTTCCAAAGGTCACGCCGTTTTATGCAGAACCGGAGACGCTGCAGTTTGGGGTAGACAGTATTGACTTTGGAAATGCAAAGATGCAGATTTTTGATAAAGACAGACTGATCTGTGAATGTCTGAAATATGAAGACAAGATGGAGCGGACGGTTTTTAAAGAAGGAGTTCTTTCTTATATCAAAGATGAAAAAAAGGATGTTGCGAAGCTGATGAAATATGCCAGAGAGCGTCGTGTGGTAAAAAAAGTACAATCGATGATAGGGGTATGGCTTTAAATGGAGGATAAAAAGTATAAAATAGCAGATTTACAGGAAAAAAGTGAAGAGTGGAAGATACCATTTTCAAATCTGCTCGCAGGATTTGTTTTAGAAGAATTTATGCTTAGATTTTCCGCTTCTGAATTTAATGATAGGCTTTTACTGCGCAATGGATATATGTTTGGGTTAGAACAATACCGAAAGAAAAACATTCTGAAGCTGGATTTTTTCTGTGAGCCGGATGAGAATATACCACAAAAACTGTTGCAGTTGTATCTGGGAAAAAGAGAGGGGAGCCCGGTAAGATGGCAGGGTACAGAATCCTTACAACAGATGGGGGCATGCTTAGAACTGCAGGGGCAGTTTGAAGAAATGAAAGTTCCGGTAACTGTTGGTATCCATTTTATGCATCTGGGAAAAATATGGGGACTGGTCGAAAAAGAAATTCCATTTTTGCTGGATGAGACGAAGCGGATCGCATGGAAACAGTTTCCGGCAGAACTGGTGCTGGCAAAACAGATATTTGTGATACTGCGGGATATGGAACTGATTCCGGACATGGAAATATACCGGGAGGTATTTCTTATATTAAGAAACGAAAATTTAAGCGGCAGACATGTATGTGAGCTGCTTGGAAATATGTGTAAAGCACAGGGACTGAAACCGGATATGGAGCGCATGGAGCAGATCTTATCTTATCGGGAGTATCCTTATATGAAAAAACGCTGGGAAAAGTTTTGCAGGCACAGCGTGATCACCGGAACAGAAAATCTGAAATGGGAAGAAGAGATGGAGCGTTTGGCACATTTCCTTAGAGATATGTGGGAAGCAGTCTGCAAAGATGAAGTATTTTTTGGAGACTGGATGCCGGAACTGGAGCGTTTTCTTGGGTAGGACGAGCGTGGTCATATTGTGGTGCTATAACTGCAGATACAATTTTAATGCCTGATAATAATCCTGTCTGGTATCTAAGTTAAAAAACTGCCGGTCTATGGGGGTCGCTGTGTAGTTGGCGATTGCCTTCTCTGTTACGCAGACAGTTTTGCATTTTTCACGAAGCGCATCGAAGGTAAACTGACGAAGGATAAGACTTTTTCCAATCGTTGGAATACAGTTTTTGGAATAGGCAGCCGTAGCGGGATCTAAATAGCCTGCCCTGCCGCGCACCATGCAGATATCAGCATCACCGATCGCATCTAAAAGTGCAATACCGGTTTCGGGTTCCATGAAAGGTGTATCCACAGACATAAAGAAAGCGGCATCTTCATTGATCATGGACAGACCTGAAAAAACACCGGACATCGGTCCGGCATTGCCGTAAACGTCCGCAATCTCAGTGACCGGAAGATTCAGATGCGCGTAATCTCCGATATATTTTACGGACAGATATATGTTTGAAAAATGTGGTTTAAATTTGCGTACAAGGTATTCTAACAGGCAGCAGTCACCGAAAGGTAAGAGTGCTTTATCCGTTCCCATACGGACACTGTTTCCGCCGCAAAGGATCACAAGTGCGTAATTCATAATAGGTTTATTGCTCCATTCTTTTCCAAAGATGTTCTTATTTTAAAGTAGTCAGGCTGGTATGTAAAGTGTTAAAATAAATTGTGTAAGCAGAAAGGCGGTTGCAGATGAGGTATTTAGATCAGGCATTGGAGACATATGGAAAAAGCGATGTTTATCCATTTCATATGCCGGGACATAAAAGAAATCCGCTGCCTTTTCCGGAAGTATATGGGATAGATATTACCGAGATCGATGGATTTGATAATCTGCATCATGCAGAGGGCATTTTAAAAGAGGCACAACAGCGTGCGGCTGATCTGTATGGTTCTAAGCATTGTTATTATCTTGTCAATGGAAGCACCTGTGGGATTCTTGCGTCGATCTGTGCAGCAGTGGGAAAACGGGGAAAGATTCTTGTGGCAAGAAACAGTCATAAAGCGGTATATCATGCCCTGTTTTTGTCAGAGCTTGTTGCCGAATACCTTTATCCGGCAGTGACAGAATGTGGAATCCAGGGACAGATCACACCCCAGCAGGTAGAAGATGCGTTAAAAAGTGATCAGGAGATCGCAGCCGTTGTGATCACTTCGCCGACATATGAGGGAATTATCTCTGATATTGAAGGAATTGCCGGAATCGTGCATGCATATGGGATTCCGCTGATTGTAGATTCAGCACATGGAGCACATCTTGGATTTGGCGGGGAATTTCCGGAAAATGCGGTAAGACTTGGGGCGGATGCTGCAATCGAGAGCCTGCATAAGACACTGCCATCTTTTACACAGACAGCACTGCTTCATCTTAATTCAGACCGTATTTCCAGATCACGCATAGAAAAATATCTTGGAATCTATGAAACAAGTTCGCCTTCCTATATTCTTATGGCTGGAATGGATGCATGTATCCGCACCGTAAAAGAATGTGAAGCGGAACTATTTGACAATTACAGGCGAAAATTAAATGAATTTTATAAAAGCTGTGAAGATTTAAAAAAAATACATGTTATGACGGAGCAGGATTTATCGAAAGAAGAGGCATTTGCCTGGGATGATTCTAAGATCGTTATATTTGTCCGGGACAGCAGTAAAAGCGGTGAGTGGCTTTATAAAGAACTTCTTTTGAAATATCATCTTCAGCTTGAAATGGCGTCGGGAGATTATGCGCTTGCGATGACGAGTATCATGGATACGGATGAAGGATATCAGAGACTTTCTTCTGCATTGCATGAGATCGAGCAGTCGCTGTGTGGATCAGGAGAAAAAGAACAGAAATGCTGCATGCAAAAAGACTCGCCGGGCTGTGGTATGGAAGAAGCAAGTCAGGCACAAAAAGGAAACAGTTCTTTTGTAAAAGAGGTTTATCGTCCGAATCCATGCCGGGTGCAGATCTATGAAGCAGAGGAGGGAAAGATAGCAGAGGTTCCCTTTGATGAGGCGATAGATAAGGTGGCTGCAGATTTCATTTTTTTATATCCGCCGGGAATCCCGCTGATTGTTCCGGGAGAAATTATCACGGCAGAATTTATAGAAAGACTCCGCACCTGTATCCATTTGAAATTAAATTTACAGGGAAGTACAGATCTTTATGCAGAACGGATAAAGATTGTATATTTTTAAAGACTATATTATACTGATAAGGCAGGACAAATGGGAAAAATATATTACATGATGGGAAAAAGCTCATCTGGTAAAGATACTTTGTATGGGATGCTGATGAAAGATGGGACACTTAAGCTAAAGACTGTGGTTCCATATACGACGAGACCGATGCGTGCCGGTGAAGAAAATGGTGTATCATATTATTTCTGTGACGAAGATACGGTAGAAAAGCTCGCAGCAGAAGGAAAGATCATTGAACTGCGTGCATATCATACGGTTCATGGCATCTGGAAGTATTTCACCGTAGCAGATCATCAGGTCGATCTGGATCGTCAGAGTTATCTTATGATTGGAACATTAGAGTCTTATCTTAAGA
The Roseburia rectibacter DNA segment above includes these coding regions:
- a CDS encoding aminotransferase class I/II-fold pyridoxal phosphate-dependent enzyme, producing the protein MRYLDQALETYGKSDVYPFHMPGHKRNPLPFPEVYGIDITEIDGFDNLHHAEGILKEAQQRAADLYGSKHCYYLVNGSTCGILASICAAVGKRGKILVARNSHKAVYHALFLSELVAEYLYPAVTECGIQGQITPQQVEDALKSDQEIAAVVITSPTYEGIISDIEGIAGIVHAYGIPLIVDSAHGAHLGFGGEFPENAVRLGADAAIESLHKTLPSFTQTALLHLNSDRISRSRIEKYLGIYETSSPSYILMAGMDACIRTVKECEAELFDNYRRKLNEFYKSCEDLKKIHVMTEQDLSKEEAFAWDDSKIVIFVRDSSKSGEWLYKELLLKYHLQLEMASGDYALAMTSIMDTDEGYQRLSSALHEIEQSLCGSGEKEQKCCMQKDSPGCGMEEASQAQKGNSSFVKEVYRPNPCRVQIYEAEEGKIAEVPFDEAIDKVAADFIFLYPPGIPLIVPGEIITAEFIERLRTCIHLKLNLQGSTDLYAERIKIVYF
- the mobA gene encoding molybdenum cofactor guanylyltransferase, encoding MNYALVILCGGNSVRMGTDKALLPFGDCCLLEYLVRKFKPHFSNIYLSVKYIGDYAHLNLPVTEIADVYGNAGPMSGVFSGLSMINEDAAFFMSVDTPFMEPETGIALLDAIGDADICMVRGRAGYLDPATAAYSKNCIPTIGKSLILRQFTFDALREKCKTVCVTEKAIANYTATPIDRQFFNLDTRQDYYQALKLYLQL
- a CDS encoding nucleotidyltransferase family protein, with product MRAEEVIQEVAKLCNSFHAKEVILYGSRAKGTARERSDIDIAVSGIEDFEALIEKVEDLPTLYSVDLVNMDTCKNQLLLEDIRQYGRKI
- the trmB gene encoding tRNA (guanosine(46)-N7)-methyltransferase TrmB; translation: MRLRNIPGADEAILNSEYCIKEPENNKGNWQSVFPSTQPLHIEIGMGKGRFIMDMAAAHPDINYLGIERYSSVLLRALQKMEEIPMPNLRFICMDAADITEVFAKDEVSRIYLNFSDPWPKDRHAKRRLTSRQFFARYDAILKPDGRLEFKTDNQDLFTFSLEEIPEAGWHLDAFTRDLHQDAVLNEGNIMTEYEEKFSSKGNPICKLIASR
- a CDS encoding D-alanyl-D-alanine carboxypeptidase family protein, with translation MRYKIDRKNKITRFLCLLLSLILLTGSMCTPVFAAEYWPEGPEVVSPNVIVMEASTGTILYERESLEQHYPASITKIMTTLIALENSDLNDIVTFSDAAIDNTEGSGIARDYGEQMTMEQCLYAVMLASANECAYAVAEHVGGTIENFVAMMNEKAKELGCQNTHFANPHGLHDENHYTCCYDMALIARAAYQNETFRIIVGTARYTIPPTNKHSEQTDLQNHNEMLYPFQTNKYVYDGCTGGKTGYTNAANSTLVTYAEREGMTLICVVMNTQSPNQWLDSRNLFDYCFDNFQLFNIAENETNYTSAEQKSVGTLNTNEPFVDIDKDAGIVLPKTAEFSDATSKIIYDDVTNDTVGTIEYTYAGHEVGKADIVKTNVQIPEYKFSNQTDVNEEAQTEETEHVSKIQIKMSTIITVLVVILVLIILGIIIKKVADNFYIIKHNYEVRKEHKRVFKREKKRNKRRRRRR
- a CDS encoding ATP-binding protein, translating into MGLAIAKQLVDKLNGTIEMNSKKGIGTTCVVKLPFKISRETEIRRPVEK
- a CDS encoding Rrf2 family transcriptional regulator, with amino-acid sequence MQISSRFTMAIHMFACIDTFTDRKMTSDFMAASIGTNPVIVRKLLQQLKAAGLIEVSRGTGGVTVTKPLDEITFLDVYKAVECTPDEQLFHFHENPNPKCPVGKNIHHVLDDRLNQVQKAMEDKLATMTLADVKNDVALCIEK
- the pepT gene encoding peptidase T codes for the protein MHVDERLLKYVSCFTTSCEDSDTIPSTDRQFTLAKELEKELLDLGLQKVTLTDHCYIYGLIPATPGYETKKAVGFISHMDTAPDFSGENVKPQIIPDYDGKDVVLKGTGDILKTSDFPELKTLKGKTLITTDGTTLLGADDKAGVAEIMTAVEQLISSDIPHGDIWIGFTPDEEVGRGADLFDLDYFKADFAYTVDGDYEGEVAYENFNAASAVFSVKGVNVHPGEAKDIMVNAALVACEIQSLLPPMETPAHTEGREGFYHLTDMSGDVATATLSYIIRDHDKNMFETRQKKMQEIADAMNTKYGAGTVTLTIHNSYANMLEIIEKNTYVVDIARKAISSVGLEPVSRPVRGGTDGARLSFMGLPCPNLGTGGYGFHGPFEHISVEGMETAVAVIKEIVRITAELD
- a CDS encoding nucleoside/nucleotide kinase family protein; translation: MGKIYYMMGKSSSGKDTLYGMLMKDGTLKLKTVVPYTTRPMRAGEENGVSYYFCDEDTVEKLAAEGKIIELRAYHTVHGIWKYFTVADHQVDLDRQSYLMIGTLESYLKIREYFGIKKVIPIYIEVEDGMRLQRALDRERRQETPKYEELCRRFLADEKDFSEEKLKEAGITKRFCNELLDETKERIAAYIRAQEQHQDA
- a CDS encoding type IV toxin-antitoxin system AbiEi family antitoxin domain-containing protein yields the protein MSESYAVNEKRELILQKVKDFIVANGGIVKKNQLEELHIDYRRILDFVEKGDLIRIKSGYYTIRIGDYSEDELIAKLFPDAVLTMECALYVYGYIKRKPYGYQVAVDKNTSKSRFKLEFPKVTPFYAEPETLQFGVDSIDFGNAKMQIFDKDRLICECLKYEDKMERTVFKEGVLSYIKDEKKDVAKLMKYARERRVVKKVQSMIGVWL
- a CDS encoding HI0074 family nucleotidyltransferase substrate-binding subunit, producing MDEKFNRRFLSFCNSLDALAEARQRDLTDSFVLSGTSAKFSITFDLSWKVMKDILVQYYAITGFVAGSPREVLRESYKANLISDEAWMNMLKVRNELAHDYDCEIVKEHCNTIVQKYIDLFYEFENTVKQLLG